A single window of Ammospiza caudacuta isolate bAmmCau1 chromosome 12, bAmmCau1.pri, whole genome shotgun sequence DNA harbors:
- the CISH gene encoding cytokine-inducible SH2-containing protein isoform X1, producing MLFPWSGSDMILCVQGPHPLLAEEKIRRVSLRGIEELSEPIMQPLPVMAFQEESAPALAAPVPDSNPPQTRDPEEDLLCIAKTFSYLRESGWYWGSITASEAKQHLQKMPEGTFLVRDSTHPSYLFTLSVKTNRGPTNVRIEYTDGKFRLDSNYLSKPRILAFPDVVSLIQHYVLSCTTESKSEAPYPPPSPLPPLQKELAAAAVHLKLLRPLGRKDSMASLQHLCRLRINKCTADVERLPLPRRMAEYLKQYPFQL from the exons ATGCTTTTCCCTTGGTCCGGGAGTGACATGATCCTCTGCGTTCAGGG ACCTCATCCTTTGCTGGCGGAGGAAAAGATCAGGAGAGTGTCACTCAGGGGCATTGAGGAATTGTCAGAGCCCATCATGCAGCCTCTCCCAGTTATGGCCTTCCAGGAGGAGTCTGcgcctgccctggcagctccagttCCAGACAGCAACCCACCTCAGACACGGGACCCTGAAGAAGACCTTCTCTGCATTGCAAAAACCTTCTCCTACCTGCGAGAATCTG GTTGGTACTGGGGTTCCATCACTGCCAGCGAGGCCAagcagcacctgcagaagaTGCCTGAGGGCACCTTCCTGGTGAGGGACAGCACCCACCCCAGCTACCTGTTCACGCTGTCCGTCAAGACCAACCGCGGGCCCACCAACGTGCGCATCGAGTACACCGACGGCAAGTTCCGCCTGGACTCCAACTACCTGAGCAAACCTCGCATCCTGGCCTTCCCTGACGTGGTCAGCCTCATCCAGCACTACGTCCTGTCCTGCACAACAGAAAGCAAGAGCGAGGCTCCCTACCCGCCTCCGTCTCCTCTACCTCCCCTGCAGaaagagctggcagcagccgCCGTTCACCTGAAGCTGCTGCGGCCGCTGGGCCGCAAGGACAGCATGGCCAGCCTGCAGCACCTGTGCCGGCTGCGCATCAACAAGTGCACGGCCGATGTGGAGcggctgcccctgccccgcaGGATGGCAGAGTACCTGAAGCAATATCCCTTCCAGCTCTGA
- the CISH gene encoding cytokine-inducible SH2-containing protein isoform X2: MQPLPVMAFQEESAPALAAPVPDSNPPQTRDPEEDLLCIAKTFSYLRESGWYWGSITASEAKQHLQKMPEGTFLVRDSTHPSYLFTLSVKTNRGPTNVRIEYTDGKFRLDSNYLSKPRILAFPDVVSLIQHYVLSCTTESKSEAPYPPPSPLPPLQKELAAAAVHLKLLRPLGRKDSMASLQHLCRLRINKCTADVERLPLPRRMAEYLKQYPFQL, encoded by the exons ATGCAGCCTCTCCCAGTTATGGCCTTCCAGGAGGAGTCTGcgcctgccctggcagctccagttCCAGACAGCAACCCACCTCAGACACGGGACCCTGAAGAAGACCTTCTCTGCATTGCAAAAACCTTCTCCTACCTGCGAGAATCTG GTTGGTACTGGGGTTCCATCACTGCCAGCGAGGCCAagcagcacctgcagaagaTGCCTGAGGGCACCTTCCTGGTGAGGGACAGCACCCACCCCAGCTACCTGTTCACGCTGTCCGTCAAGACCAACCGCGGGCCCACCAACGTGCGCATCGAGTACACCGACGGCAAGTTCCGCCTGGACTCCAACTACCTGAGCAAACCTCGCATCCTGGCCTTCCCTGACGTGGTCAGCCTCATCCAGCACTACGTCCTGTCCTGCACAACAGAAAGCAAGAGCGAGGCTCCCTACCCGCCTCCGTCTCCTCTACCTCCCCTGCAGaaagagctggcagcagccgCCGTTCACCTGAAGCTGCTGCGGCCGCTGGGCCGCAAGGACAGCATGGCCAGCCTGCAGCACCTGTGCCGGCTGCGCATCAACAAGTGCACGGCCGATGTGGAGcggctgcccctgccccgcaGGATGGCAGAGTACCTGAAGCAATATCCCTTCCAGCTCTGA